The proteins below are encoded in one region of Populus alba chromosome 2, ASM523922v2, whole genome shotgun sequence:
- the LOC118049378 gene encoding GDSL esterase/lipase At4g10955 produces the protein MANSCSGELQERDMVVVQEEEAHPYAFHVSGPRNVASPNWRDLISSSWKKENYKRTVFSCFIQAVYLLEIDRQENRTEENALAPNWWRSFKYKLTQTLIDERDGSIFGAVLEWDRAAALADMVLIRPSGAPKAVLALRGTLLKGPTIRRDIEDDLRFLAWESLKGSVRFKVALEALKSVAEMYGSSNVCVAGHSLGAGFALQVGKALAKEGVYVEAHLFNPPSVSMAMSLRNIGEKAGFAWKRFKSMLPSNGETQATGDDGEKTSALGLRGWIPLLGYKTSSMGLKNWAPNFYVNNSDYICCSYTDPDGTGDKKEADKENAGPANGQVAAKLFVMSKGKQKFLEAHGLEQWWSDDGQLQQALHNSKLMSRQLKSLYTFPATQATQRMPQ, from the exons ATGGCAAACAGTTGTAGTGGTGAATTACAAGAGAGGGATATGGTGGTGgttcaagaagaagaagcacacCCATATGCGTTTCATGTCTCCGGACCTCGAAATGTGGCTTCTCCTAATTGGAGAGACCTTATCAGTTCTAGTTG GAAGAAAGAGAACTACAAGCGAACTGTATTTTCCTGCTTCATTCAAGCAGTTTACTTGCTTGAAATTGACAGACAAGAGAACAGAACAGAAGAAAATGCGCTAGCTCCAAATTGGTGGCGAAGCTTCAAATACAAATTGACCCAAACCTTAATCGATGAAAGAGATGGATCTATATTTGGTGCGGTCCTAGAATGGGATCGAGCTGCAGCATTAGCTGACATGGTCCTTATAAGACCCAGCGGAGCACCAAAGGCTGTTTTAGCACTCCGAGGAACTTTACTCAAAGGCCCTACAATCCGGAGGGATATTGAGGATGACCTCCGTTTTCTGGCATGGGAAAGTTTGAAAGGTTCTGTCAGATTCAAAGTAGCGTTGGAGGCTTTAAAATCAGTTGCTGAAATGTATGGAAGCAGCAATGTATGTGTTGCTGGTCATTCCTTGGGGGCTGGTTTTGCTCTCCAGGTGGGAAAAGCATTAGCTAAAGAAGGAGTGTATGTGGAGGCCCATTTATTTAACCCGCCTTCTGTTTCCATGGCAATGAGCTTAAGAAACATAGGAGAGAAGGCTGGGTTTGCTTGGAAGAGATTTAAGTCAATGCTTCCTTCAAACGGTGAAACACAGGCAACCGGTGATGACGGAGAGAAGACTTCTGCTTTAGGATTGAGGGGTTGGATACCTCTTTTGGGTTATAAAACTTCTTCTATGGGATTAAAAAATTGGGCGCCTAATTTCTACGTGAACAATAGTGACTACATCTGCTGCTCTTACACTGACCCGGATGGAACTGGAGATAAAAAAGAAGCTGACAAGGAGAATGCAGGTCCTGCAAATGGGCAAGTTGCTGCGAAGCTGTTTGTTATGTCCAAGGGAAAACAGAAGTTTCTTGAGGCTCATGGATTAGAGCAATGGTGGTCTGATGATGGGCAACTTCAACAGGCTCTACATAAcagcaagctcatgagcaggcAGCTGAAATCGTTGTATACTTTCCCAGCTACACAAGCAACACAGCGAATGCCACAATGA
- the LOC118049276 gene encoding conserved oligomeric Golgi complex subunit 5: MSKKFLLPTATRRNALYPLKSNRNQTIKKRKMASPAATLQRSQLPSINTTASPSHSSSSSPLHRLSTFKTPSSSSPPPPFSTTTNPSPSPLDSLAKDPILSPFLSSSFSSTSFSSAALSSGSPASTAEHLHHAIRSLESQLRSEVLSRHSHLLHQLSSLKDAELSLSTIRSAVSSLQSSVRRVRSELSDPHNSIQPKTIQLSNLHRTIQALQHTTRALRSSKKLRDLISASESEPEKLDLAKAAQLHREILTMCDEFDLREIDVVDEELSWVKETGEKLRSEAMKVLERGMEGLNQAEVGTGLQVFYNLGELKVTVEQLVNKYRGMGVKSVGLALDMKAISTSGGGGFGPGGIRGSGTPQIGGGAKAREGLWQRMGNCMDRLHSIVVAIWHLQRVLSKKRDPFTHVLLLDEIIKDGDPMLTDRVWEALVKAFASQMKSAFTASSFVKEIFTMGYPKLLSLIENLLERISRDTDVKGVLPAITLEGKAQMAAAIEIFQTSFLALCLSRLSDLVNTVFPVSSRGSVPSKEQVSRILSRIQEEVEAVQLDGHLTLLVLREIGKVLLLLAGRTEYQISAGHEARQITGPATAAQVKNFALCQHLQEIHTRISSMIAGMPFIAADVLSPSLGAIYGVARDSVTPLFKAMIDRLETCILQIHDHNFGAHGMDAAMDNNASPYMEDLQKCILHFRTEFLSRLLPSARATIAGTETICTQLVRSMVSRVLIFFIRHASLVRPLSESGKLRMARDMAELELTVGQSLFPVEQLGPPYRALRAFRPLIFLETSQLGGSPLLQDLPPSVVLHHLYTRGPDELESPLQRNRLTPMQYSLWLDSQGEDQIWKGIKATLDDYAAKVRSRGDKEFSPVYPLMHQLGSSSTENDALSQKHQ; this comes from the exons ATGTCTAAAAAGTTCCTACTTCCGACTGCCACCAGAAGAAATGCTCTCTACCCCCTGAAATCAAATCGAAACCAAaccataaagaaaagaaaaatggctTCACCAGCAGCAACACTTCAAAGATCCCAACTCCCCTCCATAAACACCACCGCTTCTCCTTcacattcttcctcttcttccccCCTTCATCGCCTCTCCACTTTCAAAACCCCTTCTTCGTCCTCTCCTCCTCCGCCATTCTCAACCACCACAAACCCATCACCTTCCCCTTTAGACTCTCTTGCCAAAGACCCAATTCTCTCCCCAttcctctcctcctccttctcatCCACTTCCTTCTCCTCCGCTGCCCTCTCCTCCGGTTCCCCTGCTTCCACCGCCGAACACCTCCACCATGCCATTCGCTCCCTCGAATCCCAACTCCGTTCCGAAGTCCTTTCCCGCCATTCCCACCTCCTCCACCAACTCTCCTCCCTTAAAGACGCTGAACTCTCCCTCTCCACCATCCGATCCGCCGTCTCCTCTCTCCAGTCCTCCGTCCGCCGCGTTCGATCCGAGCTTTCCGATCCCCATAATTCTATTCAGCCAAAAACTATTCAGCTTTCCAACTTGCATCGAACCATCCAAGCGTTACAGCACACGACTCGCGCGCTGAGGTCGTCGAAAAAGCTTCGAGATTTAATATCTGCATCAGAATCAGAGCCTGAAAAATTGGATCTTGCCAAGGCGGCGCAATTGCATCGCGAGATCTTGACAATGTGTGATGAGTTTGATTTGAGAGAAATCGACGTGGTTGATGAAGAGCTCAGTTGGGTTAAAGAAACTGGGGAAAAACTGCGAAGCGAAGCAATGAAAGTATTAGAGAGAGGAATGGAAGGATTGAATCAGGCAGAAGTGGGAACTGGGTTGCAAGTTTTCTATAATTTAGGAGAGTTGAAGGTGACTGTGGAGCAATTGGTGAATAAGTATAGGGGAATGGGAGTAAAGAGTGTGGGTTTGGCATTGGATATGAAGGCTATTTCTACGAGTGGTGGCGGTGGTTTTGGTCCAGGAGGGATAAGAGGGAGTGGGACTCCACAGATTGGAGGAGGGGCGAAAGCAAGGGAGGGACTCTGGCAGAGAATGGGGAATTGTATGGATAGATTGCATTCTATTGTTGTTGCTATTTGGCATTTGCAGAGAGTGTTGTCCAAGAAGAGGGATCCATTTACACATGTTTTGTTGCTTGATGAGATTATTAAG GATGGTGATCCCATGCTAACAGACCGAGTTTGGGAGGCACTTGTGAAGGCTTTTGCAAGCCAAATGAAGTCTGCTTTCACCGCATCAAGTTTTGTTAAGGAGATATTTACCATGGGCTATCCTAAACTCCTCTCCTTGATAGAGAATCTACTTGAAAGAATCTCACGTGATACAGATGTCAAAGGGGTTTTACCAGCTATAACTTTGGAAGGAAAGGCACAGATGGCTGCTGCCATTGAAATATTCCAGACATCTTTTCTGGCTCTGTGCTTAAGTCGCCTTTCAGATCTTGTGAACACTGTTTTCCCAGTTTCCAGCCGTGGAAGTGTTCCTTCCAAAGAACAAGTCTCAAGAATTCTCTCCCGTATCCAGGAAGAGGTTGAAGCAGTTCAATTGGATGGGCATTTGACTCTTCTTGTATTGCGTGAAATTGGCAAGGTTTTGCTCCTGCTTGCAGGACGTACTGAATACCAG ATATCTGCTGGTCATGAGGCACGCCAAATTACAGGTCCTGCAACTGCCGCACAAGTCAAGAACTTTGCTTTGTGCCAGCATTTACAAGAAATCCATACGCGGATATCATCTATGATTGCTGGGATGCCCTTTATCGCCGCGGATGTGTTGTCTCCTTCTCTGGGTGCAATATATGGGGTAGCTCGTGACTCAGTGACACCCCTGTTCAAAGCAATGATTGACCGTCTTGAGACATGCATCCTGCAAATTCACGATCATAACTTTGGTGCTCATGGTATGGATGCTGCAATGGACAACAATGCTTCACCTTACATGGAGGATTTGCAGAAGTGCATTCTTCACTTTCGCACTGAGTTTTTGTCGAGGCTCTTACCTTCAGCAAGGGCTACAATAGCAGGGACAGAAACTATATGCACCCAGCTTGTGAGAAGTATGGTATCACGGGTTTTGATATTCTTTATCAGACATGCATCTCTTGTCCGACCCCTTTCAGAATCAGGGAAACTGAGGATGGCTAGAGACATGGCTGAGCTGGAGCTAACTGTAGGCCAGAGTTTGTTCCCAGTAGAACAACTTGGACCACCATACCGGGCACTCCGAGCATTCCGGCCCCTTATTTTCCTGGAGACATCTCAGTTGGGAGGATCTCCTCTCCTTCAAGATCTGCCACCAAGTGTTGTACTTCACCACCTTTACACCCGAGGCCCTGATGAATTGGAGTCACCACTGCAAAGGAACAGGCTTACACCTATGCAGTATTCACTGTGGCTGGATTCTCAAGGGGAGGATCAGATTTGGAAAGGTATCAAAGCAACTTTAGATGATTATGCCGCAAAGGTTAGATCAAGAGGAGACAAGGAATTTAGCCCTGTATATCCCCTGATGCATCAATTAGGATCGTCTTCGACAGAGAATGATGCCCTGTCCCAAAAGCACCAATGA
- the LOC118049191 gene encoding protein TOM THREE HOMOLOG 1 isoform X2 — translation MNIESNCSPLDLLIVNIALACIDGALACIAFSQFTRIHLRNQQTGWTRQKVLHLMVASCNLGYFIYFISTVIATCDRWPCWSHACGFILMAFPKILFLASFLLLLSFWVDLCHQANEEDEDEDEEENSSQQPLLESSKNKPGSMNTDSFWSCCSFRGIHVGGRQKFVITVVVLIFFLMLSFAVIIWIGVGKNPICSSVAARVYVDFFASAILILGGALGCYGLLLFLKLRNVRSETASSEMRKVAGLAVVSVVCFTSSAAVALLTDVPLLYDWSVENKNEAKTLVLLVFYYFIGSSVPSAFVLWAMRELPTPITITQAQSRAVTFFCYGAEGTQNPRHWVAATTSNNQVSKASPI, via the exons atgaatATAGAATCAAACTGCTCCCCGTTGGACCTGCTTATTGTTAATATAGCACTTGCTTGCATCGATGGTGCTCTTGCTTGTATTGCATTTTCTCAG TTTACAAGGATCCATCTGCGAAATCAACAAACTGGATGGACACGCCAGAAA GTACTCCATCTCATGGTTGCCTCTTGCAACTTGG GTTACTTCATCTACTTTATATCTACAGTTATTGCTACTTGTGATAGGTGGCCTTGCTGGTCTCATGCATGTGGTTTTATCCTCATGG CATTTCCCAAAATTCTGTTCCTTGCGTCGTTTCTGCTTCTTCTATCTTTCTG GGTCGACCTTTGCCATCAGGCAAATGAAGAAGACGAAGacgaagatgaagaagaaaatagctCTCAACAGCCTTTGTTGGAAAGTTCAAAGAATAAACCTGGTTCAATGAACACAGATAGTTTCTGGAGTTGCTGCTCATTCCGAGGCATTCATGTTGGTGGTCGTCAGAAATTTGTTATCACA gttGTCGTGTTGATCTTTTTCTTAATGCTGTCGTTTGCTGTGATAATCTGGATTGGAGTGGGAAAGAATCCAATTTGTTCTTCGGTAGCTGCCCGG GTCTATGTAGATTTTTTTGCCTCCGCAATCCTCATATTGGGAGGGGCTTTAGGCTGCTATG GTCTTCTCCTATTTCTTAAATTGAGGAATGTAAGGTCTGAGACAGCTTCATCTGAGATGCGGAAG GTTGCTGGTCTGGCAGTTGTCTCGGTTGTATGTTTTACGTCAAGTGCTGCAGTGGCTCTTCTTACAGATGTACCT CTTCTATATGATTGGAGTGTGGAGAATAAAAATGAAGCAAAAACACTAGTTCTTCtagttttttactattttatag GTTCGTCGGTGCCCTCAGCCTTTGTATTATGGGCCATGAGAGAATTGCCAACCCCAATTACAATTACACAAGCACAATCAAGAGcagtaacttttttttgttacgGGGCAGAGGGAACACAAAATCCTCGTCACTGGGTTGCTGCTACAACTTCAAATAATCAG GTGTCAAAAGCAAGTCCAATATAA
- the LOC118049191 gene encoding uncharacterized protein isoform X3 produces MVLLLVLHFLSLQGSICEINKLDGHARKYSISWLPLATWQWINTWNNKIHKKSYFIYFISTVIATCDRWPCWSHACGFILMAFPKILFLASFLLLLSFWVDLCHQANEEDEDEDEEENSSQQPLLESSKNKPGSMNTDSFWSCCSFRGIHVGGRQKFVITVVVLIFFLMLSFAVIIWIGVGKNPICSSVAARVYVDFFASAILILGGALGCYGLLLFLKLRNVRSETASSEMRKVAGLAVVSVVCFTSSAAVALLTDVPLLYDWSVENKNEAKTLVLLVFYYFIGSSVPSAFVLWAMRELPTPITITQAQSRAVTFFCYGAEGTQNPRHWVAATTSNNQVSKASPI; encoded by the exons ATGGTGCTCTTGCTTGTATTGCATTTTCTCAG TTTACAAGGATCCATCTGCGAAATCAACAAACTGGATGGACACGCCAGAAA GTACTCCATCTCATGGTTGCCTCTTGCAACTTGG CAATGGATTAATACGTGGAACAACAAGATTCATAAAAAAA GTTACTTCATCTACTTTATATCTACAGTTATTGCTACTTGTGATAGGTGGCCTTGCTGGTCTCATGCATGTGGTTTTATCCTCATGG CATTTCCCAAAATTCTGTTCCTTGCGTCGTTTCTGCTTCTTCTATCTTTCTG GGTCGACCTTTGCCATCAGGCAAATGAAGAAGACGAAGacgaagatgaagaagaaaatagctCTCAACAGCCTTTGTTGGAAAGTTCAAAGAATAAACCTGGTTCAATGAACACAGATAGTTTCTGGAGTTGCTGCTCATTCCGAGGCATTCATGTTGGTGGTCGTCAGAAATTTGTTATCACA gttGTCGTGTTGATCTTTTTCTTAATGCTGTCGTTTGCTGTGATAATCTGGATTGGAGTGGGAAAGAATCCAATTTGTTCTTCGGTAGCTGCCCGG GTCTATGTAGATTTTTTTGCCTCCGCAATCCTCATATTGGGAGGGGCTTTAGGCTGCTATG GTCTTCTCCTATTTCTTAAATTGAGGAATGTAAGGTCTGAGACAGCTTCATCTGAGATGCGGAAG GTTGCTGGTCTGGCAGTTGTCTCGGTTGTATGTTTTACGTCAAGTGCTGCAGTGGCTCTTCTTACAGATGTACCT CTTCTATATGATTGGAGTGTGGAGAATAAAAATGAAGCAAAAACACTAGTTCTTCtagttttttactattttatag GTTCGTCGGTGCCCTCAGCCTTTGTATTATGGGCCATGAGAGAATTGCCAACCCCAATTACAATTACACAAGCACAATCAAGAGcagtaacttttttttgttacgGGGCAGAGGGAACACAAAATCCTCGTCACTGGGTTGCTGCTACAACTTCAAATAATCAG GTGTCAAAAGCAAGTCCAATATAA
- the LOC118049249 gene encoding cytochrome b561 domain-containing protein At2g30890, with translation MQLLQKLVSFTICASLVILLLLPFVISSQEHLKTTGNLTSNKNIIHKSSPKLLFEITLHGFLLWTSMGFLMPVGVIAIRMSHREACGRRLKILFYVHSISQMLSVLLSTAGAVMSIKNFNNSFDNHHQRIGVGLYGMVWLQALIGFLRPRRGSKGRGLWFFVHWITGTAVSLLGIVNVYTGLQAYHQKTSRRIHVWTIVFTTEVSFIILFYLFQDKWDYIHKQGVILEPLRPTHQVISPGEKKKGSTTESC, from the exons ATGCAACTTCTACAGAAACTGGTTTCTTTCACCATCTGTGCGAGTCTTGTTATTCTTCTTCTCCTACCATTTGTCATTTCATCTCAAGAACACTTGAAAACCACAGGCAATCTTACTAGCAACAAGAACATCATTCATAAG TCAAGTCCTAAACTGCTGTTCGAGATTACACTCCATGGGTTTCTGCTGTGGACCTCAATGGGATTTCTAATGCCTGTTGGGGTGATCGCTATCAGAATGTCACACAGAGAGGCATGCGGACGACGGCTTAAGATTCTTTTCTATGTTCATTCCATTTCGCAG ATGCTTTCTGTACTTCTCTCCACAGCCGGAGCTGTAATGTCTATAAAGAACTTCAACAACTCATTCGACAATCACCATCAACGAATAGGCGTGGGCCTATATGGTATGGTATGGTTACAAGCACTCATTGGGTTTCTACGACCTAGGAG AGGATCTAAAGGAAGAGGTCTGTGGTTTTTTGTGCACTGGATAACCGGAACTGCGGTATCTCTTCTGGGAATCGTCAACGTATACACAGGGTTACAAGCTTACCATCAGAAAACATCAAGAAGAATACATGTTTGGACTATAGTTTTCACCACCGAGGTctctttcattattttgttttacctgTTCCAAGACAAATGGGATTATATACATAAGCAAGGAGTCATTTTGGAACCATTGAGGCCCACTCATCAAGTAATTTCTccaggagaaaagaaaaagggatcAACAACCGAGTCTTGCTGA
- the LOC118049191 gene encoding uncharacterized protein isoform X1 has translation MPEVKPKNRRSKSTDYRSSVVVSPYTSLSSFPSLQGSICEINKLDGHARKYSISWLPLATWQWINTWNNKIHKKSYFIYFISTVIATCDRWPCWSHACGFILMAFPKILFLASFLLLLSFWVDLCHQANEEDEDEDEEENSSQQPLLESSKNKPGSMNTDSFWSCCSFRGIHVGGRQKFVITVVVLIFFLMLSFAVIIWIGVGKNPICSSVAARVYVDFFASAILILGGALGCYGLLLFLKLRNVRSETASSEMRKVAGLAVVSVVCFTSSAAVALLTDVPLLYDWSVENKNEAKTLVLLVFYYFIGSSVPSAFVLWAMRELPTPITITQAQSRAVTFFCYGAEGTQNPRHWVAATTSNNQVSKASPI, from the exons ATGCCAGAGGTCAAACCCAAAAACAGGAGGAGCAAATCAACAGATTACAGATCCTCTGTCGTTGTCTCTCCGTACACCTCATTATCATCGTTTCCTAG TTTACAAGGATCCATCTGCGAAATCAACAAACTGGATGGACACGCCAGAAA GTACTCCATCTCATGGTTGCCTCTTGCAACTTGG CAATGGATTAATACGTGGAACAACAAGATTCATAAAAAAA GTTACTTCATCTACTTTATATCTACAGTTATTGCTACTTGTGATAGGTGGCCTTGCTGGTCTCATGCATGTGGTTTTATCCTCATGG CATTTCCCAAAATTCTGTTCCTTGCGTCGTTTCTGCTTCTTCTATCTTTCTG GGTCGACCTTTGCCATCAGGCAAATGAAGAAGACGAAGacgaagatgaagaagaaaatagctCTCAACAGCCTTTGTTGGAAAGTTCAAAGAATAAACCTGGTTCAATGAACACAGATAGTTTCTGGAGTTGCTGCTCATTCCGAGGCATTCATGTTGGTGGTCGTCAGAAATTTGTTATCACA gttGTCGTGTTGATCTTTTTCTTAATGCTGTCGTTTGCTGTGATAATCTGGATTGGAGTGGGAAAGAATCCAATTTGTTCTTCGGTAGCTGCCCGG GTCTATGTAGATTTTTTTGCCTCCGCAATCCTCATATTGGGAGGGGCTTTAGGCTGCTATG GTCTTCTCCTATTTCTTAAATTGAGGAATGTAAGGTCTGAGACAGCTTCATCTGAGATGCGGAAG GTTGCTGGTCTGGCAGTTGTCTCGGTTGTATGTTTTACGTCAAGTGCTGCAGTGGCTCTTCTTACAGATGTACCT CTTCTATATGATTGGAGTGTGGAGAATAAAAATGAAGCAAAAACACTAGTTCTTCtagttttttactattttatag GTTCGTCGGTGCCCTCAGCCTTTGTATTATGGGCCATGAGAGAATTGCCAACCCCAATTACAATTACACAAGCACAATCAAGAGcagtaacttttttttgttacgGGGCAGAGGGAACACAAAATCCTCGTCACTGGGTTGCTGCTACAACTTCAAATAATCAG GTGTCAAAAGCAAGTCCAATATAA
- the LOC118049250 gene encoding uncharacterized protein, with product MALNLSASSLSHVSSSTTGPQFLIPAHKHLLKLYPSSFSCTKTSAQSESAASGVTEQDPSSFSGSRPSTRTQLDLLEQLTSATPSAEGYESDGGSGKLTIREQLAQLVGEGDGDFSIPLGKKNLKKVSAKFLTVSQKRNIRRQAYLNQVSQRNDSVFFATIGAFIILPPIIILGIAILTGYVQLFP from the exons ATGGCCTTGAATCTCAGTGCCTCTTCTCTTTCCCATGTATCCTCTTCTACCACCGGCCCTCAGTTTCTAATCCCAGCACACAAGCACCTCCTCAAGCTCTACCCCTCTTCCTTCTCTTGTACTAAAACCTCTGCTCAATCAGAAAGTGCTGCAAGTGGAGTTACAGAGCAAGACCCTTCTTCCTTTTCAG GGTCTCGGCCTTCCACGCGCACACAGCTCGATCTCCTGGAACAACTCACCTCTGCCACACCATCCGCTGAAG GTTATGAGAGTGATGGTGGTTCTGGTAAACTTACAATTCGTGAGCAGCTGGCTCAATTGGTTGGAGAAGGAGATGGTGATTTCAGCATTCCATTgggtaaaaaaaacttgaagaaagtTAGTGCCAAGTTCTTAACTGTTTCACAGAAGAGAAACATTAGAAGACAAGCTTACCTAAATCAAGTATCTCAAAGGAATGATTCAGTTTTCTTTGCCACCATCGGAGCTTTCATAATTCTTCCGCCGATTATAATCTTAGGAATTGCCATATTAACTGGTTATGTGCAGCTTTTTCCATGA